From the genome of Phycicoccus duodecadis:
GCGTCGACCAGCAACTCGCACTCCACGTCGCCGTGGTCGGTGCGCACGCCGGTGACGCGCGGACGGTAGCGGCCCTCGACCGTGGTGACCCCCGTGACCCGCACCCGCTCCTCGATACGCACCCCGAGCGTGCGGGCCCCCTTGGCCAGGGCCTGGGTCAGGTCGGCCGGGTCGGCCCGCCCGTCGCCCGGCAGCCAGATCGCTCCGACGAGGTCGTCGGTGCGGATGAGCGGGTAGCGCTCGCCCGCCTGCTCGGGCGTGAGCAGCTCGCATTCGAGGTCGTAGGCCGAGGCGCTGGCGGCGGTGCGCCGCAGCTGCACCATCCGCTCGGGGGTGCGCGCCAGGGTGAGGCCGCCGCAGACCCGGTAGCCGGTGGCGAGCCCGGTCTCGGCCTCGAGCCGGGCGTACAGCTCGGTCGAGTACCGCACGAGCCGGGTCCCGGCCTCGCTGGCCCGCAGCTGGCCCACCAGCCCCGCGGCGTGCCACGTCGTGCCGCACGAGAGGGTGCCCTGCTCGAGCACCAGAACGTCGGTGACCCCGAGGTGGGCCAGGTGGTAGGCGATGGAAGCACCGATGACGCCGCCGCCGACCACGACGACGCGGGCCCGGCTGGGCAGCGCGGTCATCGCGTCGCCCCCACGCGGTCCAGGAGGTGCTCCAGGCCGGGGTCGGCGAAGCGCTCGGCGGCGCGGTCGAGCTTGTCGGCGGCCCAGCCCGCGAAGTCGAAGCCGAGCGTGCTGGTGCCGGCCTGGATGACGCCCCACAGCGTCCACGTGTGGGCGGCCGCGCCGACGAAGAGGCGCGCCCGGTCCAGGAGCACCTCGGCCCGGGCGCCGTCGGGCTCGTAGGCGTGGACCAGGGCGGCCAGGGCGTCGTCGCCGAGGCCCGCCTCCTGGGCCAGGTTGCCGAGCTCGAAGGCGGCCTCCCCCATCCCGGAGTACTCGAAGTCGATGATGCGGACGCGTTCGCCGTCGTCGAGGAGGTTGGCCGCGAGCAGGTCGTTGTGGCAGGGCACCGGGGCCGACCGGTGGGCGGCCAGGGCGGCCTCGACGCGGCCCGCGGTGGCGGCCAGGTCGTCGTACCCGGCGGGCGGCGCGAGTCCGTGCTCGCGGGCCAGCGCCAGGTAGCGGCGCTGGAGGTCGAACACGTCGAAGGCCCCCTCGAACGGCGCGGCACCGTGCAGGGCCCGCACCGCGTCGGCCACGCGGTCGAGCTCGGCCGCGACGGCGGCGTCGGTGAGGGTGCGCGAGGGGATGTACTCCACCACCAGCACTCCCTCTCCGGGCAGGTGTCCGAGCACCTCCGGGGCGACCCCGACGGCCGCGGCCCGGCGCGAGTTGGCGACCTCGCACTCCCGGTCGACCGCGAGCAGCGCGGTCGCCGGGTCGGAGAGGCGCACCACGACGTCGGGGCCGCCGTCGAAGCAGACCCGCAGGATGCGGTTGGTCAGCCCACCCTCGAGCTCGGTGACCCGGCGCGGCCGGTGGGCATGGGCCGCGAGCGCGGGGACGCGGGTGAGGGCCAGCTCGATGGTCGGGCCCTCACCCGCGGGCTCGCGGGGCGGGGTCAGTGCTTCGGCCCCGGTTCGGCCGACCCGTCGTGGGCCACCCCGTCGTGGGCCGTCCCGCCGTGCGCGCTGCCGCCGTGGTGCTCCAGCGCGATCTCGTCGGCGCTGGACACCCCGTCCGGGAGGTCGAGGGTGACCTTGGGCCCGGTGAACCACTTCTTCGCGGACAGGTGCCACCCGATCCACAGCGCGAGCAGGGTGCCACCCATGAGGATCGGCGCGTAGTTGACGAACTTCCACTCGAAGGTCTCGTGGAAGGGGTTGGCCGCCGGGGTGAAGGGCAGGATGAAGTAGACCGAGATGGTCGCGATCTCCGCGACCGCCACCGGGGCCATCCACCGCCACTTGCGCCCGAGGTTCCACCGCCCCTGCGGGAAGGCGTCGCCCTGGCGCCAGCGCAGGTAGATGGGGATGGCGAAGGCCGTGTAGAGGCCGATGACACCCACCGACACCACCGCGTAGAAGGCGACCGGCACGATGAGCGGGGCGTCCGCGGTGCCGAGGTTGACCTCGACCAGGGCCGGGAGGGTGATGATCGCGGCGATGACCGACGAGACGATGACGGCGTTGGCCGGGACCTTGCGCGCGTTCAGGCGGGCCCAGCGCGACGAGCCGGGGACGGCCCCGTCACGGCTGAAGGCGAACAGCATCCGGCTCGTCGACGTCATGCACGCGGCGGTGCAGAACACCTGGGCGATGCTCGCGATGAGCAGCACGGTGCCCGCCCAGCCCGACGACAGCGCCTGGTTGAAGATGACCGCCACCCCGCCGCCGCCGGCCGTGACGGCCTTCGGGTCCTGGACCGCGAACAGGAAGGCCAGCAGGAGGAACCAGCCGCCGATCGCGGAGTACAGGATCGAGCGCCAGATGCCCTTGGCCGCACCGTCGGCGGCACCGTGGGTCTCCTCGGAGAGGTGGGCCGAGGCGTCGAAGCCGGTGATCGTGTACTGGGTGAGCAGGAAGCCGAGCGGCAGCACGTAGAACCAGAAGCCGATGCCGCTGTCCTCGCCGCCGGCCAGGCCGCCACTGTTGTTGACCCGCATGGTGAAGACGTCGGCGACGCTCATGTGCTTGTCGGGCAGGAAGACCAGGATCAGGATGATGACGGCCGCTCCGATGACGTGCCACCACACCGAGATGTTGTTGAGCAGGGCGAGCAGGTGGCCGCCGAAGATGTTGATCAGCGCCGTGACGACCAGCACGACGAGGAACATCACGAAGACGCGGCTGAGGCTGTAGCCCGCGGCCCACGACTCGCTCATCGTGCTGAAGGACAGGTCGAAGAACGTCGCGGCGCCGTAGGCCACGGACGCGTCGATCGCGAGCAGCCCGATGAGGTTGAGCCAGCCGGTGTAGTAGCCGGCCTTGACGCCGCCGAGCTTGCTGGCCCACCAGTAGATGCCACCGGAGGTCGGGTAGGCCGACACCAGCTCGCTCATGCACAGGCCGATGATGAGGATGAAGACCGACACGATGGGCCAGCCGATGGAGATGGCGATCGGGCCGCCGTTGTTCCAGGCCTGGCCGAAGGTGGTGAAGCAGCCGGCGAGGATCGAGATGATCGAGAACGAGATCGCGAAGTTGGAGAAGCTCGACCACGTGCGGCTGAGCTCCTGCTTGTAGCCCAGCTCGGCGAGGAGCTCCTCGTCGGACTTGGGGCTGGTCGATGGGGACGCGCTCACATGCACCTCTTGATGTGCGGAAGTGGACCGAAGG
Proteins encoded in this window:
- a CDS encoding phosphotransferase, with the translated sequence MRLSDPATALLAVDRECEVANSRRAAAVGVAPEVLGHLPGEGVLVVEYIPSRTLTDAAVAAELDRVADAVRALHGAAPFEGAFDVFDLQRRYLALAREHGLAPPAGYDDLAATAGRVEAALAAHRSAPVPCHNDLLAANLLDDGERVRIIDFEYSGMGEAAFELGNLAQEAGLGDDALAALVHAYEPDGARAEVLLDRARLFVGAAAHTWTLWGVIQAGTSTLGFDFAGWAADKLDRAAERFADPGLEHLLDRVGATR
- a CDS encoding amino acid permease; its protein translation is MSASPSTSPKSDEELLAELGYKQELSRTWSSFSNFAISFSIISILAGCFTTFGQAWNNGGPIAISIGWPIVSVFILIIGLCMSELVSAYPTSGGIYWWASKLGGVKAGYYTGWLNLIGLLAIDASVAYGAATFFDLSFSTMSESWAAGYSLSRVFVMFLVVLVVTALINIFGGHLLALLNNISVWWHVIGAAVIILILVFLPDKHMSVADVFTMRVNNSGGLAGGEDSGIGFWFYVLPLGFLLTQYTITGFDASAHLSEETHGAADGAAKGIWRSILYSAIGGWFLLLAFLFAVQDPKAVTAGGGGVAVIFNQALSSGWAGTVLLIASIAQVFCTAACMTSTSRMLFAFSRDGAVPGSSRWARLNARKVPANAVIVSSVIAAIITLPALVEVNLGTADAPLIVPVAFYAVVSVGVIGLYTAFAIPIYLRWRQGDAFPQGRWNLGRKWRWMAPVAVAEIATISVYFILPFTPAANPFHETFEWKFVNYAPILMGGTLLALWIGWHLSAKKWFTGPKVTLDLPDGVSSADEIALEHHGGSAHGGTAHDGVAHDGSAEPGPKH